The following proteins are encoded in a genomic region of Macrobrachium nipponense isolate FS-2020 chromosome 44, ASM1510439v2, whole genome shotgun sequence:
- the LOC135203947 gene encoding uncharacterized protein LOC135203947 — protein sequence MYTKPVILQPPCTPNQSFSSLHVHQTSHSPASMYTKPVILQPPCTPKPPPVLQPPCITTKSLSSLHCTPNSHSPASMYTKPVNSSSLHVHTKPVILQACTPNQSLLSMPPCTPPVILHPPGTTKPGIHHASIRPNQSLCQPPVHHHSLSSLHDTPKTVHLLRASMYTNQSLSSHPMSTPNQS from the coding sequence tgtacaccaaaccagtcattcTCCAGCCTCCatgtacaccaaaccagtcactctccagcTTCCatgtacaccaaaccagtcattcTCCAGCCTCCATGTACACCTAAACCACCGCCAGTTCTCCAGCCTCCATGTATCACCACTAAGTCACTCTCCAGCCTCCATTGTACACCAAACAGTCACTCTCCAGCCTCCatgtacaccaaaccagtcaaCTCCTCCAGCCTCCATGTACACACAAAACCAGTCATTCTCCAAGCATGTACACCAAACCAGTCGTTACTCTCCATGCCTCCATGTACACCACCAGTCATTCTCCATCCTCCAGGTACCACCAAACCAGGCATCCACCATGCCTCCATAcgaccaaaccagtcactctgcCAGCCTCCAGTACACCACCATTCACTCTCCAGCCTCCATGATACACCAAAAACAGTCCACCTTCTCCGAGCCTCCATGTACACCAACCAGTCACTCTCCAGTCATCCGATGTCCACCCCAAACCAGTCATAA